Part of the bacterium genome, TGTCCGTCTACGGAACGGACATGGACAAGCACGGACAGGGACAAGCCCTGTCCCTACACTTCCGCCTTCTGTCCTGTGTTATTTATCCGTGCTAATCCGTGCAGCTATACCTGAACGGTTACAAAAAATCTTGTAACCGTTCATCCCATGAGGCTGGATGCTTGATGCTCGATGCTGGATGCTTGATGCAGGTAAAGGATCCAGCATCGAGGATCGAGCATCGAGCATCGAGCATCGAGTTGGTATCTTTGTGCCTTAGTGGCTGAATAGTTACAAATTTTCAAACTGCGCCTCGAAATCCGAAATCGGCAAAATCCGAAATCCGAAATCCGAAATCCGAAATCCCCAGATACCATCCGATTATTTCATCCCCCAGAAGTAAAGCTATTATAGCTCCAAGAGAAAGAAAAGGGCCAAAGGGGATATATTCACCCCGCTTGGCTCGTCCCAGGCCAATTAAAGATAGTCCCACCACGGCGCCAATAGCGGCCCCCAAAAATAGGGCCAGAAAAACCTTTGGCCAGCCCAGGAAGACCCCCATTAAGGCAGCCAGTTTCACATCTCCCCCGCCCATACCTTCTTTGCCAAAGATGAGGGGACTTATGACTAATAGGAGGTAAATTATCCCCCCGCCCAGGAACATACCCATTAAGGCCGACCGGAGAGGCATCTGCCCAGGGATTTGAGTGGCCAGCAGCCCTATGATAATAGAAGGATAGGTGATCTTATTAAGAATAAGAAAATGTTCCAGGTCAATGAAGGTAATAGCTATCAGCGCTGAAACAAAGAAAAGGGAGAAAAACAGATGGTAGGACATGCCTAATCGCCATCCGACCAACAGATAAATAAGACCGGTTAAGAGTTCAATGATGGGATAGCGCCAGGATATCTTGGCCCCACAATAGCCACATCTCCCTTTCAGC contains:
- a CDS encoding prepilin peptidase, producing the protein MERGLSLTPVAGVILFIFGTVVGSFLNVCIYRLPLNQSIIRPRSHCPNCGAKLKAIENIPLISFLWLKGRCGYCGAKISWRYPIIELLTGLIYLLVGWRLGMSYHLFFSLFFVSALIAITFIDLEHFLILNKITYPSIIIGLLATQIPGQMPLRSALMGMFLGGGIIYLLLVISPLIFGKEGMGGGDVKLAALMGVFLGWPKVFLALFLGAAIGAVVGLSLIGLGRAKRGEYIPFGPFLSLGAIIALLLGDEIIGWYLGISDFGFRISDFADFGFRGAV